Proteins found in one Aneurinibacillus uraniidurans genomic segment:
- the nadB gene encoding L-aspartate oxidase — MVPRYVLDFKLGELTTYTTDVLVIGSGIAGLYTALKISEQKNVTLISKTALTQSNTQYAQGGIAAVTAETDSPELHRQDTLIAGAGICSNEAVEVLVNEGPSCIVDLINYGTKFDEEDGVLALTKEGAHSQRRILHAQGDATGAEIVRALSARVLENERIEILEDHFTLDLVTNQGECIGALVRKPEGETVYIRANATILATGGAGQLYRYTTNPEIATGDGMAMAYRAGAYIKDVEFIQFHPTALFYPGAPRFLISEAVRGEGAVLRNINGERFMDKYHPQKELAPRDVVARAIVSEMEATGSTFVYLDITHESEELIKHRFPTIYKVCLRYGLDMVTDWIPVAPAAHYIMGGIKTDLNGETATKRLFACGEVSCTGVHGANRLASNSLTEALIFGRRISECVKEMEPLGEEVPAISFSLMRQQTMNSDTVIERKLRLQKLMLTHVGLKRHEKGLTKAVRELERFVKAFRYKFDRPEEIEYLNLLTCGCLAANAALLREESRGGHYREDFPKRDDIVWRKHIVQSIEDGVLEERNTNEDE; from the coding sequence ATGGTACCGAGGTATGTCCTTGATTTTAAATTAGGTGAGCTTACCACATACACGACAGATGTACTCGTTATTGGCTCCGGGATTGCCGGATTGTATACAGCACTCAAAATCAGTGAGCAAAAAAATGTCACACTTATTAGCAAGACGGCACTCACCCAGAGCAATACTCAATATGCACAGGGGGGAATTGCGGCTGTAACCGCAGAAACAGATTCGCCCGAACTGCACCGCCAAGACACTTTGATCGCCGGGGCCGGTATTTGCTCGAATGAAGCGGTTGAAGTACTTGTGAATGAAGGACCTTCGTGTATCGTCGACCTGATTAACTATGGTACGAAGTTTGATGAAGAAGATGGAGTATTAGCGCTGACCAAAGAAGGGGCACATAGCCAGCGTCGTATTTTGCACGCACAGGGTGACGCGACCGGGGCGGAGATTGTCCGTGCTCTTTCTGCGCGTGTGCTAGAAAATGAGCGTATCGAAATTCTTGAAGATCATTTCACATTAGACTTAGTAACAAATCAAGGTGAATGTATCGGGGCACTTGTCCGGAAACCGGAAGGAGAGACGGTATACATTCGGGCGAATGCAACCATTCTGGCGACAGGTGGTGCTGGCCAGCTGTATCGGTATACGACAAATCCGGAGATTGCAACAGGAGACGGTATGGCCATGGCCTATCGTGCGGGTGCCTATATTAAGGACGTAGAGTTTATCCAGTTCCATCCGACAGCACTGTTTTATCCGGGGGCACCACGCTTCCTGATCTCAGAAGCGGTACGTGGTGAAGGGGCTGTGCTGCGTAACATTAACGGTGAACGCTTTATGGATAAGTATCATCCGCAGAAAGAATTGGCACCGCGTGATGTTGTAGCGCGTGCGATTGTATCTGAGATGGAAGCAACGGGCTCCACATTCGTTTATCTTGATATTACGCACGAATCAGAAGAATTGATCAAGCATCGCTTTCCGACTATTTACAAAGTATGTCTGCGTTATGGCTTAGACATGGTAACCGACTGGATTCCGGTAGCGCCAGCGGCTCACTACATCATGGGTGGCATTAAAACAGATTTGAACGGGGAAACAGCAACGAAGCGTCTGTTTGCGTGTGGGGAGGTTTCCTGCACGGGTGTACATGGTGCCAATCGTCTGGCAAGCAATTCGCTGACAGAGGCACTTATCTTCGGCCGCCGCATTTCGGAATGCGTAAAAGAAATGGAGCCGCTTGGAGAAGAAGTGCCTGCGATCTCGTTTTCTTTGATGCGTCAACAGACGATGAACAGCGACACGGTAATCGAACGTAAGCTGCGCTTGCAGAAGCTTATGCTTACGCATGTTGGGCTGAAGCGTCATGAGAAAGGTCTGACAAAAGCAGTGCGGGAGCTCGAGCGCTTCGTGAAGGCGTTCCGTTATAAATTTGACCGACCGGAAGAGATTGAGTACTTGAACTTGCTGACATGCGGCTGCCTGGCAGCGAACGCGGCATTGCTTAGAGAAGAGAGCAGGGGTGGCCATTACCGCGAAGATTTCCCGAAACGGGATGACATTGTTTGGCGGAAGCATATTGTACAGTCGATTGAAGACGGTGTGTTAGAGGAGCGAAATACGAATGAAGATGAATGA
- the ftsH gene encoding ATP-dependent zinc metalloprotease FtsH has translation MNRFFRNTGFYLLIILVTVGIVNFITNTGPDTTKIPYNEFRQYLSQGKVEEVQVRPDRGTYYIQGKMKDQTAFYTNGPLYDNNNLIQKIEAANLSKEEYLEQKGDSVWLTFLTSIIPFVIIFILFFFLLNQAQGGGSRVMNFGKSKAKLYNDEKKKVTFNDVAGADEEKAELVEVVEFLKDPRKFAALGARIPKGVLLVGPPGTGKTLLARAVAGEAGVPFFSISGSDFVEMFVGVGASRVRDLFENAKKNAPCIIFIDEIDAVGRQRGAGLGGGHDEREQTLNQLLVEMDGFGANEGIIIVAATNRPDILDPALLRPGRFDRQITVDRPDVKGREAVLHVHARNKPLGEEVDLDVIARRTPGFTGADLENLLNEAALLAARRNKRKIDMDEVDEAIDRVIAGPAKKSRVISDDEKRLVAYHEAGHTICGYFLKNADMVHKVTIIPRGSAGGYTVMLPKEDRFFATKSDLLDKIVGLLGGRVAEELVLKEVSTGAHNDFERATGIARRMVTEFGMSTNLGPMQFGQTQGQVFLGRDFGHEQNYSDETARQIDQEIQTIIRDCHQRCTELLTEHMDKLEGVAQALLEVETLDAGQIKSIIETGTLTMKNGDVKEVTSGDVKVQITGKADDAAPYPGIDSENNDKPSV, from the coding sequence ATGAATCGGTTCTTCCGCAATACAGGATTTTATTTGCTAATTATTCTAGTAACAGTTGGGATTGTTAATTTTATCACCAACACGGGACCGGACACCACAAAAATCCCTTATAATGAGTTCCGGCAGTATTTAAGCCAGGGTAAGGTTGAAGAGGTCCAGGTTCGTCCGGATCGCGGTACGTATTATATTCAGGGTAAAATGAAGGACCAGACTGCATTTTACACGAATGGACCTTTGTATGATAACAACAACCTGATTCAGAAGATTGAAGCTGCTAACCTTTCCAAGGAAGAATATTTGGAACAAAAGGGTGACTCCGTCTGGCTTACCTTCCTGACATCGATCATTCCGTTCGTTATTATCTTCATTCTGTTCTTCTTCCTGCTGAATCAAGCGCAGGGTGGCGGCAGCAGAGTGATGAACTTCGGCAAAAGTAAGGCGAAGCTTTATAACGATGAGAAGAAAAAGGTTACATTCAATGATGTAGCCGGTGCAGATGAAGAGAAGGCCGAACTGGTAGAAGTGGTTGAGTTCTTAAAAGACCCGCGTAAATTCGCGGCACTGGGTGCGCGTATTCCAAAAGGTGTATTGCTTGTTGGTCCTCCGGGTACCGGTAAAACGCTTCTCGCTCGTGCTGTAGCAGGTGAAGCAGGTGTACCATTCTTTAGCATTAGCGGCTCCGACTTTGTTGAGATGTTTGTCGGTGTCGGTGCGTCGCGTGTGCGTGACCTGTTTGAGAATGCGAAGAAGAATGCACCATGTATTATCTTTATTGATGAAATTGATGCAGTTGGGCGTCAGCGTGGCGCTGGTCTTGGCGGTGGTCATGACGAGCGGGAACAAACTCTTAACCAATTGCTTGTAGAAATGGATGGTTTTGGTGCAAACGAAGGGATCATCATCGTTGCTGCAACAAACCGACCAGATATTCTTGATCCGGCACTTCTTCGTCCGGGACGTTTTGACCGTCAAATTACGGTGGATCGCCCAGATGTGAAAGGCCGCGAAGCAGTCCTTCATGTACATGCCCGTAATAAACCGCTTGGTGAAGAGGTTGACCTTGATGTTATTGCTCGCCGTACACCAGGCTTTACAGGAGCAGATCTTGAGAACTTGTTGAATGAGGCAGCACTTCTTGCAGCCCGCCGCAACAAGCGTAAGATTGATATGGATGAAGTGGATGAAGCGATTGACCGTGTAATCGCTGGACCAGCGAAGAAGTCACGCGTTATTAGTGACGATGAGAAACGTCTCGTCGCCTATCACGAAGCGGGTCATACGATTTGTGGTTATTTCCTCAAAAATGCGGATATGGTGCATAAAGTTACGATTATTCCACGCGGCAGCGCAGGCGGATACACTGTCATGTTGCCGAAGGAAGACCGTTTCTTTGCCACTAAGTCCGACCTGCTTGATAAAATCGTTGGTCTCCTTGGCGGCCGCGTAGCAGAAGAACTTGTGCTAAAAGAAGTAAGCACAGGCGCACATAACGACTTTGAACGTGCGACAGGCATTGCCCGCCGTATGGTTACAGAGTTCGGGATGAGTACGAATCTGGGTCCAATGCAGTTTGGCCAGACCCAGGGGCAAGTATTCCTTGGTCGTGATTTCGGTCATGAGCAGAATTATAGTGATGAGACAGCGCGTCAGATCGATCAGGAAATCCAGACGATCATTCGCGATTGTCATCAGCGTTGTACAGAACTGCTGACTGAGCATATGGATAAACTGGAAGGCGTAGCACAAGCCCTTCTTGAAGTAGAAACTCTCGATGCTGGACAGATCAAGAGCATCATTGAGACAGGCACGTTAACGATGAAAAACGGTGACGTGAAAGAAGTAACGTCTGGTGATGTGAAAGTTCAGATTACAGGTAAGGCTGATGATGCCGCTCCGTATCCGGGCATTGATAGCGAGAATAACGACAAACCGAGCGTGTAG
- the hpt gene encoding hypoxanthine phosphoribosyltransferase: MEKDIEKVLFSEEEISAKVSELGSILSEEYAGKNPLVICVLRGGAPFMTDLVRRMTIPLEMDFMAVSSYGKSTQSSGIVRIMKDLDTSVEGRHVLVVEDIIDSGLTLSYLIDNLERRNAATVKVVTLLDKPARRTVDLEPHFCGFQIPDAFVVGYGLDYAEKYRNLPYIGILKPSVYS, encoded by the coding sequence ATGGAAAAAGACATTGAAAAAGTACTGTTTTCAGAGGAAGAAATCTCCGCAAAAGTAAGCGAGCTAGGCAGCATTCTCTCTGAAGAATACGCAGGCAAAAATCCGCTTGTAATTTGTGTTTTACGCGGAGGGGCACCGTTCATGACTGATCTTGTGCGCCGTATGACGATTCCTCTTGAAATGGACTTCATGGCAGTATCGAGTTATGGGAAGTCAACACAATCGTCCGGTATTGTTCGCATCATGAAAGACTTGGATACATCGGTGGAGGGCCGCCATGTTCTCGTTGTAGAGGATATTATCGACAGCGGACTTACATTGAGTTATCTGATTGATAATTTGGAACGCCGTAATGCAGCAACTGTGAAGGTTGTAACTTTGCTGGATAAACCAGCACGCCGCACTGTTGACCTAGAGCCGCATTTTTGCGGATTCCAGATTCCAGACGCTTTTGTAGTAGGATACGGGCTCGATTATGCGGAGAAATATCGCAACCTCCCGTATATTGGAATTTTGAAGCCGTCGGTTTATAGCTAA
- the tilS gene encoding tRNA lysidine(34) synthetase TilS: MRDNLLVRVQHFIKEHTLLRAGDAIVVAVSGGPDSVALLHLLVGLREQYDLHLTVAHLNHCFRGKESEADSKYVQELCAKLAVPCVAESIDVPRIMAETGAGTQEAARQVRYHFLHRVAKETESRIIATAHHADDQAETVLMRLVRGTGMEGLSGIPIQREKEGLSIIRPLLAVTREEIEAYCAAHELQPRHDRSNDSDTYLRNRIRRHWLPLMKQENPHLTDAITQLTVLARDENDLMDQIARDTLAEIIHTKKMNTIVIVQNGFVLHHVALQRRMIKLILSYLLKSDIGNIRYFHIEHIRQIIADTYPSGRLDLPGGIQVRREYQRVIFSSIYKDVSIPPYIYTLEVPGMTYIPEINRTFRSYFGKRTDTKNVNLPGTFAVFDPAKIKGKLYVRQRRDGDRMTVLGMTGTKKVKDIFIDAKIPQSDRESIPLLTDESQILWIPGVRRSAVCTPGEGTDDLLYVEFQ, encoded by the coding sequence ATGAGGGATAACTTGCTTGTACGTGTGCAGCATTTTATTAAGGAGCACACCCTTCTACGTGCAGGAGATGCGATTGTAGTCGCAGTCTCAGGCGGCCCGGATTCAGTAGCACTGCTTCACTTGCTAGTGGGTCTTCGGGAGCAATATGATCTTCATCTGACTGTTGCGCACCTCAATCACTGCTTTCGTGGCAAGGAGTCCGAGGCAGACAGTAAGTATGTACAGGAACTATGTGCAAAGCTTGCTGTTCCGTGCGTGGCTGAGTCCATTGATGTTCCGCGTATTATGGCAGAGACAGGAGCGGGTACTCAGGAAGCGGCTAGACAGGTGCGATACCATTTTTTGCATAGGGTAGCGAAAGAAACAGAAAGCCGGATCATTGCAACTGCACATCACGCAGATGATCAGGCAGAAACGGTGCTTATGCGTCTAGTTCGTGGTACAGGAATGGAGGGACTTAGTGGTATTCCTATACAGCGTGAGAAAGAGGGGCTGTCCATCATCCGACCATTGCTGGCTGTGACGAGGGAGGAAATCGAAGCATACTGTGCTGCGCATGAGCTACAACCGCGTCATGACCGGAGTAACGACAGCGATACGTATTTGCGCAATCGTATTCGCAGGCATTGGCTACCGCTTATGAAGCAGGAAAATCCACATCTGACAGATGCAATCACGCAGCTAACCGTGCTTGCTCGGGATGAAAATGACCTGATGGATCAAATCGCTCGGGACACACTTGCCGAAATCATACACACCAAAAAAATGAATACAATAGTGATAGTACAAAATGGTTTTGTATTGCATCACGTTGCTTTACAAAGGAGGATGATTAAACTAATATTAAGTTATCTGCTGAAAAGCGACATCGGTAACATCCGTTATTTTCATATTGAGCATATCAGACAAATCATCGCCGATACGTATCCTTCTGGCCGACTTGATCTGCCGGGTGGCATACAAGTACGCCGGGAGTATCAGCGGGTGATTTTTTCGTCTATATATAAGGATGTTTCTATACCCCCCTACATATACACGTTGGAAGTTCCGGGAATGACATATATTCCTGAAATTAACAGAACGTTTCGTAGCTATTTCGGTAAAAGGACGGATACGAAGAACGTTAATTTACCGGGTACATTTGCCGTGTTTGATCCTGCTAAGATCAAGGGTAAGCTATATGTGAGGCAGCGGCGGGACGGAGATCGGATGACAGTTTTGGGCATGACTGGAACCAAAAAGGTGAAAGATATTTTTATCGATGCCAAAATTCCACAGTCGGATCGCGAATCTATCCCTTTGCTTACGGATGAAAGTCAAATTCTCTGGATTCCAGGCGTGCGGCGTTCTGCTGTCTGTACACCAGGAGAAGGCACGGACGATTTGTTATATGTAGAATTTCAGTAA